A part of Streptomyces sp. NBC_01235 genomic DNA contains:
- a CDS encoding glycoside hydrolase, which produces MARRTRSRRTLGAAALTALATGAALLSVPVQAHAEAAVTVTPDPSYKQQKFEGWGTSLVWFANATGDYPPAIREKLAGLLFGDDGLALNIARYNIGGGNAPDVKDYLRAGGAVEGWWKAPAGTTREDTDWWSADDPADWNKDADATQRWWVERIKNDIDHWETFSNSPPWFMTNSGYVSGGFNANTDQLKTDSVDDFAAYLAGATKRLEKAEGIKVDTIDPFNEPNTGYWGTRLDANGQPVGGRQEGAHIGPELQQKVLAELPAALKKAKVKADISAMDETNPSIFATNWNSYSQASKDAVGQMNVHTYGTGQRTTVRDLAKAADKPLWMSEVEGDWGDGQSFTDMRPGLGLAQQMVNDLRELEPTAWVFWQPVEDYDNMKPGGESAKGGNWGSIQLPFSCTRTDTLQSCPIYTNTKFDTARNFTHFIKPGDKLIKVDDTSSAAAVTKDGKGASLVHVNSTTAARTVTIDLSKFRTIKGNATVTPTVTSADGKLQQQAPVKVVDGKATYTVPAQSVTSFAVKGVSGVAKNAGLFSKGHSYTLTGVQSGKAVTVGANGTNLVIGSANGTVAQQWQLDARYGRTGNRQHYVFANPAEGKRLAVRDNVPVVEPDTGERDPATEWIMSSTGDGTWTLVNVATGRLLEVGGQATNEGAAVTTWLANSGSNQRWRVTDVTP; this is translated from the coding sequence ATGGCACGCCGTACCCGCAGCAGACGGACCCTCGGGGCCGCCGCACTCACCGCGCTGGCCACCGGGGCCGCGCTCCTCAGCGTCCCCGTACAGGCGCACGCCGAGGCCGCCGTCACCGTGACGCCGGACCCGTCGTACAAGCAGCAGAAGTTCGAGGGCTGGGGCACCAGCCTGGTCTGGTTCGCCAACGCCACCGGCGACTATCCCCCGGCAATCCGCGAGAAGCTCGCGGGGCTGCTCTTCGGCGACGACGGCCTCGCGCTGAACATCGCCCGCTACAACATCGGTGGCGGCAACGCCCCGGACGTGAAGGACTACCTGCGGGCCGGCGGCGCGGTCGAGGGCTGGTGGAAGGCGCCCGCGGGCACCACCCGCGAGGACACCGACTGGTGGAGCGCGGACGACCCGGCCGACTGGAACAAGGACGCCGACGCCACCCAGCGGTGGTGGGTGGAGCGCATCAAGAACGACATCGACCACTGGGAGACGTTCAGCAACTCCCCGCCGTGGTTCATGACCAACAGCGGCTATGTCTCCGGCGGGTTCAACGCCAACACCGACCAGTTGAAGACCGACTCGGTCGACGACTTCGCCGCCTATCTGGCGGGTGCGACGAAGCGGCTGGAGAAGGCGGAGGGCATCAAGGTCGACACGATCGACCCGTTCAACGAGCCCAACACCGGCTACTGGGGCACCCGGCTCGACGCGAACGGGCAGCCCGTCGGCGGCCGGCAGGAGGGCGCCCACATCGGGCCCGAGCTCCAGCAGAAGGTGCTCGCCGAGCTCCCGGCCGCGCTGAAGAAGGCGAAGGTCAAGGCGGACATCTCGGCGATGGACGAAACCAACCCGTCCATCTTCGCGACGAACTGGAACTCCTACTCGCAGGCGTCCAAGGACGCCGTCGGCCAGATGAACGTCCACACCTACGGCACCGGGCAGCGCACCACCGTGCGCGACCTCGCCAAGGCGGCCGACAAGCCGCTGTGGATGAGCGAGGTCGAGGGCGACTGGGGCGACGGGCAGAGCTTCACGGACATGCGTCCGGGCCTCGGGCTCGCCCAGCAGATGGTGAACGACCTGCGCGAACTGGAGCCCACCGCCTGGGTGTTCTGGCAGCCGGTCGAGGACTACGACAACATGAAGCCGGGCGGCGAGTCCGCCAAGGGCGGCAACTGGGGTTCCATCCAGCTCCCGTTCAGCTGCACCAGGACGGACACCCTGCAGTCCTGTCCGATCTACACGAACACCAAGTTCGACACGGCACGCAACTTCACGCACTTCATCAAGCCCGGCGACAAGCTGATCAAGGTGGACGACACCTCCAGCGCCGCCGCCGTGACCAAGGACGGCAAGGGCGCCTCGCTCGTCCACGTCAACTCCACCACCGCGGCCCGTACGGTCACCATCGACCTGTCCAAGTTCCGCACGATCAAGGGCAACGCGACGGTCACGCCGACCGTGACCAGCGCCGACGGCAAGCTCCAGCAGCAGGCGCCGGTCAAGGTCGTCGACGGCAAGGCCACCTACACCGTCCCCGCCCAGTCCGTGACCTCCTTCGCCGTCAAGGGCGTCTCGGGTGTCGCGAAGAACGCGGGTCTGTTCAGCAAGGGTCACTCGTACACGCTGACCGGCGTGCAGAGCGGCAAGGCGGTGACCGTCGGGGCCAACGGCACGAACCTGGTCATCGGCTCGGCCAACGGCACTGTCGCGCAGCAGTGGCAACTGGACGCCCGGTACGGCAGGACCGGCAACCGCCAGCACTACGTCTTCGCCAACCCGGCCGAGGGCAAGCGCCTCGCCGTCCGCGACAACGTGCCGGTGGTGGAGCCCGACACCGGTGAGCGGGACCCCGCCACCGAGTGGATCATGTCGTCCACCGGTGACGGGACGTGGACCCTGGTCAACGTGGCCACCGGGCGCCTCCTCGAAGTCGGCGGCCAGGCGACCAACGAGGGTGCCGCCGTCACCACGTGGCTGGCCAACTCCGGTTCCAACCAGCGCTGGAGGGTCACGGACGTGACTCCGTAG
- a CDS encoding beta-galactosidase produces the protein MISTLQSRMLRGADGDPAPRLAYGADYNPEQWPRDVWEEDVRLMQEAGVNVVSVGIFSWARIQPGPDTWDFGWLDEVMDLLHAGGIGVDLATATASPPPWLTTAHPEILPVTANGETLWPGARQHWRPTSPVFREHALRLVREIAGRYKDHPALVAWHVSNELGCHNIYDYSDDAARAFRVWLRTRYGALDALNHAWGTAFWSQRYSDWEQILPPRLAASHPNPTQQLDFKRFSSDALKDHLVAEREILREITPGIPVTTNFMVMGGTKGMNYPDWAGEIDFVSNDHYVHPGPQDRDELSFSANLVSGIASGRPWFLMEHSTSAVNWQPVNVAKRPGDLARDSLLHVAHGADAVCFFQWRQSAAGAEKYHSAMVPHAGADSDLFRAVADLGAKLKALAPVAGSERESAPVGILYDWESWWASEQDSHPTSLLDYRQEALDWYSALLALGVRADLVTTRADLSRHQVLIAPVLHVVPAELAKELTRYAEQGGHLVTTYFSGVVDENDHIWLGGYPGALRDLLGIRIEEFGPLLAGESVELDDATSGSLWTDRISVTDADTEVLAHYRTGVHAGRPAVTRRPTGGGSASYVSTRLGVDGLRSLLPRLLEPAGVSSELPSDVRGLVELTVRRGAEGRFLFLVNRTDDTVPVPGMDAEVLIGTGGTEGALVLGPREVAVLRQSTV, from the coding sequence ATGATCTCCACCCTCCAGTCCCGCATGCTGCGCGGGGCGGACGGTGACCCCGCTCCGCGTCTGGCCTACGGCGCCGACTACAACCCCGAGCAGTGGCCCCGGGACGTGTGGGAGGAGGACGTCCGGCTGATGCAGGAGGCCGGCGTCAACGTCGTCTCCGTGGGGATCTTCTCCTGGGCCCGCATCCAGCCGGGCCCGGACACCTGGGACTTCGGCTGGCTCGACGAGGTCATGGACCTGCTGCACGCGGGCGGCATCGGCGTCGACCTGGCCACCGCCACCGCCTCCCCGCCGCCGTGGCTGACCACCGCCCACCCGGAGATCCTGCCGGTCACGGCGAACGGTGAGACGCTCTGGCCGGGAGCCCGCCAGCACTGGCGGCCCACCTCGCCCGTCTTCCGCGAGCACGCCCTGCGGCTGGTCCGGGAGATCGCCGGCCGCTACAAGGACCATCCGGCCCTCGTCGCCTGGCATGTCTCCAACGAGCTGGGCTGCCACAACATCTACGACTACTCGGACGACGCGGCCCGCGCCTTCCGCGTCTGGCTGCGCACCCGCTACGGCGCCCTCGACGCCCTCAACCACGCCTGGGGCACGGCGTTCTGGTCGCAGCGTTACAGCGACTGGGAGCAGATCCTGCCGCCGCGGCTGGCGGCGTCGCACCCGAACCCCACCCAGCAGCTGGACTTCAAGCGGTTCTCCTCGGACGCGCTGAAGGACCACCTCGTCGCGGAGCGCGAGATCCTGCGGGAGATCACGCCCGGGATCCCGGTCACCACCAACTTCATGGTGATGGGCGGCACCAAGGGCATGAACTACCCCGACTGGGCGGGCGAGATCGACTTCGTCTCCAACGACCACTACGTCCACCCCGGCCCGCAGGACCGCGACGAGCTGTCCTTCTCCGCGAACCTGGTCAGCGGCATCGCGAGCGGCCGGCCGTGGTTCCTGATGGAGCACTCCACCAGCGCCGTCAACTGGCAGCCCGTCAACGTGGCGAAGCGGCCCGGCGACCTGGCCCGTGACTCGCTGCTGCACGTGGCGCACGGCGCGGACGCGGTCTGCTTCTTCCAGTGGCGGCAGTCGGCGGCCGGCGCCGAGAAGTACCACTCGGCGATGGTCCCGCACGCCGGTGCGGACAGCGACCTCTTCCGCGCCGTGGCCGATCTCGGAGCCAAGCTCAAGGCCCTTGCACCGGTGGCGGGTTCGGAGCGCGAGTCGGCGCCCGTCGGCATCCTGTACGACTGGGAGTCGTGGTGGGCGAGCGAGCAGGACTCGCACCCCACCTCGCTGCTGGACTACCGGCAGGAGGCGCTCGACTGGTACTCGGCGCTGCTCGCCCTCGGCGTACGCGCCGACCTCGTCACCACCCGCGCCGACCTCTCCCGCCACCAGGTGCTCATCGCGCCCGTGCTGCACGTCGTGCCGGCCGAGCTCGCCAAGGAGCTCACCCGCTACGCCGAGCAGGGCGGCCACCTCGTCACCACGTACTTCTCCGGGGTCGTCGACGAGAACGACCACATCTGGCTCGGCGGTTACCCGGGCGCCCTGCGCGACCTGCTCGGCATCCGCATCGAGGAGTTCGGTCCGCTGCTCGCCGGGGAGAGCGTGGAGCTGGACGACGCCACCTCGGGCAGTCTGTGGACCGACCGGATCAGCGTCACCGACGCCGACACCGAGGTCCTGGCGCACTACCGCACCGGGGTGCACGCCGGACGTCCCGCCGTCACCCGGCGGCCGACGGGCGGCGGTTCGGCCTCGTACGTCTCCACCCGGCTCGGCGTCGACGGGCTGCGCTCGCTGCTGCCGCGACTGCTGGAGCCGGCCGGTGTCAGCAGTGAACTGCCGTCGGATGTACGGGGGTTGGTCGAGCTGACCGTCCGGCGCGGTGCCGAGGGCCGGTTCCTGTTCCTGGTCAACCGGACCGACGACACGGTGCCGGTGCCGGGGATGGACGCAGAGGTGCTGATCGGCACCGGCGGCACGGAGGGCGCCCTCGTCCTCGGGCCGCGGGAGGTCGCCGTACTGCGCCAGTCCACCGTCTGA
- a CDS encoding ABC transporter substrate-binding protein, with protein MRRTTSRILRGIALVSTLALGVTACGGSDDDSDTKAVSAGDVQAALDKGGNITVWAWEPTLKTVAADFQKKYPKVKINLVGERSGDKHYTALSNAISAGKGVPDVAQVEYFALGQYSLTKGLTDLAPYGADKLASKYTPGPWNAVSDGDKVYGLPMDSGPMALFYNKTVFDKYKIAVPTTWDEYLDAARKLHKADPKAYIANDLGDPGFTTSLLWQAGSRPYKVDGTKVAINFDDAGAKKFETVWQKLIDEKLLAPVNGWTDDWYKGLGDGTIATLATGAWMPANFTTGVPNAKGQWRAAAMPAWTKGDKASAENGGSSLAVPALAKNKELAYAFTEYANAGDGVASRVGEGAFPATKAELASAAFQSKKFDYFGGQEANKIFAESAANVASDWSYLPFQPYANSIFNDTVGKAYVSGTKLADGLKAWQDASVKYGEEQGFTIEK; from the coding sequence ATGCGCAGAACAACGAGCCGCATCCTGCGCGGCATCGCCCTCGTCTCCACCCTCGCCCTGGGCGTCACCGCCTGCGGCGGCTCGGACGACGACTCCGACACGAAGGCCGTCTCCGCCGGAGACGTCCAGGCGGCCCTGGACAAGGGCGGCAACATCACGGTCTGGGCCTGGGAGCCCACCCTGAAGACCGTGGCCGCCGACTTCCAGAAGAAGTACCCGAAGGTCAAGATCAACCTGGTCGGCGAGCGCTCCGGCGACAAGCACTACACCGCGCTGTCCAACGCGATCTCGGCCGGCAAGGGCGTCCCGGACGTCGCCCAGGTCGAGTACTTCGCGCTCGGCCAGTACTCCCTGACCAAGGGCCTGACCGACCTGGCCCCCTACGGCGCCGACAAGCTCGCCTCGAAGTACACGCCGGGCCCGTGGAACGCGGTCAGCGACGGCGACAAGGTCTACGGCCTGCCGATGGACTCGGGCCCGATGGCGCTGTTCTACAACAAGACGGTCTTCGACAAGTACAAGATCGCCGTCCCGACCACCTGGGACGAGTACCTGGACGCGGCCCGCAAGCTCCACAAGGCCGACCCGAAGGCCTACATCGCCAACGACCTCGGTGACCCGGGCTTCACAACCTCCCTGCTGTGGCAGGCCGGTTCGCGCCCCTACAAGGTCGACGGCACCAAGGTCGCCATCAACTTCGACGACGCGGGCGCCAAGAAGTTCGAGACGGTCTGGCAGAAGCTGATCGACGAGAAGCTGCTCGCCCCGGTCAACGGCTGGACCGACGACTGGTACAAGGGCCTGGGCGACGGCACCATCGCCACCCTGGCCACCGGCGCCTGGATGCCCGCCAACTTCACCACCGGCGTCCCGAACGCCAAGGGCCAGTGGCGCGCGGCGGCGATGCCGGCCTGGACCAAGGGCGACAAGGCAAGCGCGGAGAACGGCGGCAGCTCGCTGGCCGTCCCGGCGCTGGCCAAGAACAAGGAACTCGCCTACGCCTTCACCGAGTACGCCAACGCCGGTGACGGTGTCGCCTCCCGGGTCGGCGAGGGTGCCTTCCCCGCCACCAAGGCGGAGCTGGCGTCGGCCGCGTTCCAGAGCAAGAAGTTCGACTACTTCGGTGGCCAGGAGGCGAACAAGATCTTCGCCGAGTCGGCCGCGAACGTGGCGAGCGACTGGTCCTACCTCCCGTTCCAGCCGTACGCCAACTCGATCTTCAACGACACCGTCGGCAAGGCCTACGTCTCCGGCACCAAGCTGGCGGACGGTCTGAAGGCCTGGCAGGACGCCTCGGTCAAGTACGGCGAGGAGCAGGGCTTCACCATCGAGAAGTAG
- a CDS encoding carbohydrate ABC transporter permease — translation MSTSVTASPAKNTAPRLRTPRKKHTPGKPKRNVLLTVLMALMALYTVVPLIWLVINATKTQSGLADSGGLWFAHDFALWDNIRTTFTYHDGIFGRWLLNTLLYVVLGAGGATLLAVLGGYALAKFQFPGKRAIFAVVIGAVAVPATALAVPTFLMFSKMGLTDTPWAVIIPSLVSPFGLYLMWVFAAEAIPTELLEAARMDGASEVRTFFQVALPLLAPGIVTVLLFTTVATWNNYFLPLIMLKDPDWYPLTLGLSAWSSQAQTIGGDVIFNLVITGSLLTILPLIAAFLFLQKYWQSGLAAGSVKE, via the coding sequence ATGAGCACCTCTGTCACCGCCTCCCCCGCGAAGAACACCGCCCCGAGGCTACGAACCCCCCGCAAGAAGCACACCCCGGGCAAGCCGAAGCGCAATGTGCTGCTGACGGTGCTGATGGCCCTGATGGCCCTCTACACCGTGGTGCCGCTGATCTGGCTGGTCATCAACGCCACGAAGACCCAGTCGGGCCTGGCCGACTCAGGCGGCCTGTGGTTCGCCCACGACTTCGCCCTGTGGGACAACATCCGGACCACCTTCACCTACCACGACGGCATCTTCGGCCGCTGGCTGCTGAACACCCTGCTGTATGTGGTGCTCGGTGCGGGCGGCGCGACCCTGCTGGCCGTGCTGGGCGGGTACGCCCTGGCGAAGTTCCAGTTCCCCGGCAAGCGTGCGATCTTCGCCGTGGTGATCGGTGCGGTCGCCGTGCCGGCCACGGCGCTGGCGGTGCCGACCTTCCTGATGTTCAGCAAGATGGGACTGACCGACACTCCCTGGGCGGTGATCATCCCGTCCCTCGTGTCGCCGTTCGGTCTCTATCTGATGTGGGTGTTCGCCGCGGAGGCGATCCCGACCGAGCTGCTGGAGGCGGCCCGGATGGACGGGGCGAGCGAGGTGCGGACCTTCTTCCAGGTCGCGCTGCCGCTGCTGGCCCCCGGGATCGTGACCGTGCTGCTGTTCACCACGGTCGCCACCTGGAACAACTACTTCCTCCCGCTGATCATGCTGAAGGACCCGGACTGGTACCCGCTGACGCTGGGTCTGAGCGCCTGGAGCTCCCAGGCACAGACCATCGGTGGCGACGTGATCTTCAACCTGGTGATCACGGGGTCCCTGCTCACCATCCTCCCGCTGATCGCCGCCTTCCTGTTCCTCCAGAAGTACTGGCAGTCCGGCCTCGCCGCCGGAAGTGTCAAGGAGTGA
- a CDS encoding carbohydrate ABC transporter permease — protein sequence MTTLQPPVAAEARPAPPPAKRDRRSWTGWGFIGPFVAVFALVFLAPIVYSIYLSLFRNQLIGGNQFVGLDNYTRALQDDAFWSAVGRVALFLVIQVPIMLGIALLVALALDSGRLYGKSFFRITIFLPYAVPAVVATLMWGFMYGTKYGLVGDINSAFGVSLPDLLSPGWVLASIGNIVTWEFVGYNMLIFYSALRVIPTSLYEAAEIDGAGQWRIISSIKLPAIRGALVIATIFSIIGSFQLFNEPSILRPLALNSITTDYTPNFYTYSLSFNGQQHNYSATVAIIMGVITMIVAYAVQLRGMRKGA from the coding sequence ATGACGACGCTGCAACCGCCGGTGGCCGCCGAGGCGCGGCCGGCACCTCCTCCGGCGAAACGGGACCGCCGCTCCTGGACGGGGTGGGGTTTCATAGGTCCCTTCGTGGCCGTGTTCGCCCTGGTCTTCCTGGCCCCGATCGTGTATTCGATCTACCTGAGCCTCTTCCGCAACCAGCTCATCGGCGGAAACCAGTTCGTCGGACTGGACAACTACACGCGGGCCCTGCAGGACGACGCGTTCTGGTCGGCGGTCGGCCGAGTGGCACTCTTCCTCGTGATCCAGGTACCGATCATGCTGGGCATCGCCCTGCTGGTGGCGCTGGCTCTGGACAGCGGCCGGCTCTACGGCAAGAGCTTCTTCCGGATCACGATCTTCCTGCCGTACGCCGTGCCCGCCGTGGTCGCCACCCTGATGTGGGGCTTCATGTACGGCACCAAGTACGGCCTGGTGGGCGACATCAACTCCGCGTTCGGTGTCTCGCTTCCCGACCTGCTCTCCCCCGGCTGGGTGCTCGCCTCCATCGGCAACATCGTGACCTGGGAGTTCGTCGGGTACAACATGCTGATCTTCTACTCGGCGCTGCGGGTCATCCCGACCTCGCTGTACGAGGCGGCGGAGATCGACGGCGCCGGTCAGTGGCGGATCATCAGCTCGATCAAGCTGCCCGCGATCCGTGGCGCGCTCGTCATCGCGACGATCTTCTCGATCATCGGCAGCTTCCAGCTCTTCAACGAGCCGAGCATCCTGCGTCCGCTGGCGCTGAACTCCATCACCACGGACTACACGCCGAACTTCTACACGTACTCGCTGTCCTTCAACGGCCAGCAGCACAACTACTCCGCGACGGTGGCCATCATCATGGGCGTCATCACGATGATCGTCGCCTACGCCGTCCAGCTGCGCGGCATGCGCAAGGGAGCGTGA
- a CDS encoding LacI family DNA-binding transcriptional regulator, with translation MADVARLAGVSSQTVSRVSNGYAGVNEETRQQVLAAMQELGYRPNSAARALKRGEFRTIGVITFTLSTTGNVRTLEAIATSAAAEGYAVTLLPVAVPTTDEVRGAFSRLEELAVDAVIVIMEVHLLDAATVKLPPHVQVVVVDSDAGDHYTVVDTDQAGGTRTAVQHLLDLGHRTVWHLGGPEGSFAAQRRADAWRAALTDAGRTAPPLVRGDWSAESGYRAGLDLAAREECTAVFAANDQMALGLLRALHESGRRVPEDVSVIGFDDIPEAGSFLPPLTTLHQDFAEVGRLCVQAVLRKMRPDGSEHGTTLVPTRLVLRDSTAPPPAVR, from the coding sequence ATGGCCGACGTCGCGCGGCTCGCCGGGGTGTCCTCGCAGACCGTCTCGCGGGTCTCCAACGGTTACGCGGGCGTGAACGAGGAGACCCGACAGCAGGTGCTCGCGGCCATGCAGGAACTCGGCTACCGGCCCAACAGCGCCGCGCGCGCCCTCAAGCGCGGGGAGTTCCGCACCATCGGCGTCATCACGTTCACGCTGTCCACGACCGGCAATGTGCGCACCCTGGAGGCGATCGCCACCTCGGCGGCCGCCGAGGGGTACGCGGTGACGCTGCTGCCGGTGGCCGTCCCCACCACCGACGAGGTGCGCGGCGCGTTCTCCCGGCTGGAGGAACTGGCCGTCGACGCGGTGATCGTCATCATGGAGGTGCACCTGCTGGACGCGGCCACCGTCAAACTGCCGCCGCACGTCCAGGTCGTGGTGGTGGACTCCGACGCCGGCGACCACTACACCGTCGTCGACACCGACCAGGCCGGCGGCACCCGCACCGCCGTCCAGCACCTCCTCGACCTCGGCCACCGGACCGTCTGGCACCTGGGCGGGCCCGAGGGCTCGTTCGCCGCGCAGCGCCGCGCGGACGCCTGGCGCGCGGCCCTGACCGATGCGGGCCGCACCGCGCCGCCCCTCGTCAGGGGCGACTGGTCGGCGGAGTCCGGCTACCGGGCCGGCCTCGACCTCGCGGCCCGCGAGGAGTGTACGGCCGTCTTCGCGGCCAACGACCAGATGGCCCTGGGCCTGCTGCGCGCCCTGCACGAAAGCGGCCGCCGGGTGCCGGAGGACGTCAGCGTCATCGGCTTCGACGACATCCCCGAGGCGGGTTCCTTCCTGCCCCCGCTCACCACCCTGCACCAGGACTTCGCCGAGGTCGGCCGGCTCTGCGTCCAGGCCGTGCTGCGCAAGATGCGCCCGGACGGCTCGGAACACGGAACGACACTCGTGCCGACACGGCTGGTACTGCGGGACAGCACGGCACCGCCGCCGGCGGTTCGGTAG
- a CDS encoding lysophospholipid acyltransferase family protein, protein MFSRAVIALTPFFGRLTVTSEIKLRLPAGTIFVANHDSMADPAVVMTALRRFELEPVVMATAGLWRVPLLGRALSREGHIPVRRRTAHAALALDAAAEALAGGRHVLLYGEGGLPRRRDAAATAPEPFRTGLARLAQATGALVVPVGHAGARRIASGSAAKQLAGTLTAPVRRPHCHVHLGAPLRLPSETERGTRAARLAVTAAWRTAARAVGEDPK, encoded by the coding sequence GTGTTCAGCCGTGCCGTCATCGCCCTGACGCCGTTCTTCGGGCGGCTCACCGTCACCAGTGAGATCAAGCTGCGCCTGCCCGCGGGAACCATCTTCGTGGCGAACCACGACTCCATGGCCGACCCCGCCGTCGTCATGACCGCGCTGCGGCGGTTCGAGCTGGAGCCGGTGGTCATGGCGACCGCGGGGCTGTGGCGCGTCCCGCTGCTCGGCAGGGCGCTGTCCCGCGAAGGGCACATACCGGTCCGCCGTCGGACGGCACACGCGGCGCTGGCCCTCGACGCCGCCGCCGAGGCGCTGGCCGGCGGCCGGCACGTGCTCCTCTACGGCGAGGGCGGGCTGCCGCGCCGCAGGGACGCGGCCGCCACCGCGCCGGAGCCGTTCCGCACCGGCCTCGCCCGCCTGGCGCAGGCGACCGGCGCGCTGGTCGTGCCGGTGGGCCACGCGGGCGCCCGTCGGATCGCGTCGGGGTCGGCCGCGAAGCAACTGGCGGGCACGCTGACGGCCCCTGTCCGACGCCCGCACTGCCATGTCCACCTCGGCGCACCGCTGCGTCTGCCCTCGGAGACGGAGAGAGGCACGAGGGCAGCCCGGCTGGCCGTCACAGCGGCCTGGCGAACGGCGGCCCGCGCCGTGGGCGAAGACCCGAAGTAG
- the pgm gene encoding phosphoglucomutase (alpha-D-glucose-1,6-bisphosphate-dependent), with protein MMHERAGRTAGPEDLVDVARLVTAYYALHPDPADPGQRVAFGTSGHRGSSLNTAFNDDHIAATSQAICEYRAAQGTEGPLFLGADSHALSEPARVTALEVFAANGVTVLIDSADGYTPTPAVSHAILTHNRGRTAGLADGVVVTPSHNPPADGGFKYNPPSGGPAGSDATSWIQDRANEIIAAGLKDVRRVPHTRALAASTTGRHDFLGAYVADLPNVLDLDAIRAAGVRIGADPLGGASVAYWGRIAEQHRLDLTVVNPLTDPTWRFMTLDWDGKIRMDCSSPYAMASLIDQRDRFDIATGNDADADRHGIVTPDAGLMNPNHYLAVAIAHLYAHREQWPAEAGIGKTLVSSSMIDRVAADLGRRLVEVPVGFKWFVDGLVDGSLGFGGEESAGASFLRRDGSVWTTDKDGIILALLASEITAVTGKTPSEHYTGLTDRFGAPAYARIDAAATREEKALLAKLSPAQVTADTLAGEAVTGVLTEAPGNGAAIGGIKVTTANAWFAARPSGTEDVYKIYAESFLGPDHLRRVQEEAKDVVDAALGG; from the coding sequence ATGATGCACGAGCGAGCGGGCCGGACGGCCGGCCCCGAGGATCTCGTCGACGTCGCCCGGCTGGTCACCGCGTACTACGCGCTGCACCCCGACCCGGCCGACCCGGGACAGCGCGTCGCGTTCGGCACCTCGGGACACCGGGGATCGTCGCTGAACACGGCGTTCAACGACGACCACATCGCCGCGACCAGCCAGGCCATCTGCGAGTACCGCGCCGCCCAGGGCACCGAGGGCCCCCTCTTCCTCGGCGCCGACAGCCACGCCCTGTCCGAGCCCGCCCGGGTCACCGCCCTGGAGGTGTTCGCCGCCAACGGCGTGACGGTGCTCATCGACAGCGCCGACGGCTACACGCCCACGCCCGCCGTCTCCCACGCGATCCTCACCCACAACCGGGGCCGCACCGCCGGCCTCGCCGACGGCGTGGTGGTCACCCCGTCGCACAACCCGCCCGCCGACGGCGGCTTCAAGTACAACCCGCCGAGCGGCGGCCCCGCCGGTTCCGACGCCACCTCCTGGATCCAGGACCGGGCCAACGAGATCATCGCGGCCGGCCTGAAGGACGTACGGCGCGTCCCCCACACCCGGGCCCTCGCCGCGTCCACGACCGGCCGCCACGACTTCCTCGGCGCGTACGTCGCCGACCTCCCGAACGTCCTCGACCTGGACGCGATCCGCGCCGCCGGCGTCCGGATCGGCGCCGACCCGCTGGGCGGGGCGTCGGTCGCCTATTGGGGCCGCATCGCCGAGCAGCACCGCCTCGACCTCACGGTGGTCAACCCGCTCACCGACCCCACCTGGCGTTTCATGACGCTCGACTGGGACGGCAAGATCCGCATGGACTGCTCGTCGCCGTACGCGATGGCCTCGCTCATCGACCAGCGCGACCGGTTCGACATCGCCACCGGCAACGACGCCGACGCCGACCGGCACGGCATCGTCACCCCGGACGCCGGCCTGATGAATCCCAACCACTATCTGGCCGTCGCCATCGCCCATCTCTACGCGCACCGCGAGCAGTGGCCCGCCGAGGCGGGCATCGGCAAGACGTTGGTGTCGTCCTCGATGATCGACCGGGTCGCCGCAGACCTCGGGCGCCGGCTGGTCGAGGTGCCCGTCGGGTTCAAGTGGTTCGTGGACGGTCTGGTCGACGGATCGCTCGGTTTCGGCGGTGAGGAGTCGGCCGGCGCGTCCTTCCTGCGCCGCGACGGCTCCGTGTGGACCACGGACAAGGACGGCATCATTCTGGCGCTGCTCGCCTCCGAGATCACGGCGGTCACCGGGAAGACCCCGTCGGAGCACTACACCGGCCTGACGGACCGTTTCGGCGCGCCCGCCTACGCCCGCATCGACGCCGCGGCCACGCGGGAGGAGAAGGCGCTGCTCGCCAAGCTCTCGCCCGCGCAGGTCACCGCCGACACCCTGGCGGGGGAGGCGGTCACGGGCGTGCTCACCGAGGCCCCGGGCAACGGCGCGGCCATCGGCGGTATCAAGGTGACCACCGCCAACGCCTGGTTCGCGGCCCGCCCGTCGGGCACCGAGGACGTCTACAAGATCTACGCCGAGTCGTTCCTCGGCCCCGACCACCTCCGCCGCGTCCAGGAGGAGGCCAAGGACGTGGTCGACGCGGCACTGGGCGGCTGA